The DNA window aacaaatttctctgcagcacctgtggaagagcctgtcactctcgaattggcctttatagccactccaggcgctgcttcacaaaccactgaccacctccaggcgcatatccattgtctctcgagataaggaggcccaaaagaaaagaaaaggctTATCAATGTGCAGGCTTTCCATTGCATTTTTGCCTCTCCTTGACACTGTTTTTATGTCTTGTACAAATTCAGTTAGGCAGgtttgctaaatgagtactttgcatccattTTCGCAGTGGGGCAAGAGGATAAAATACCATTGGTACAAGGGAAGCTAAACAAATAAGCTAAGGGGTGGATCTTAACATGAGTGAAAAAATGTACATGTAAAAACTAATGAGGCTTAAGATAAACAAATCTCCAGCACCTGATAGGTGAGGAAATTAAAGATACATTAATCACAATTTTTCAAAGCTCTAGAATCAGGAATTATGTTTTTGGATTGGAACATTGTGAACATTGTGAATTATTTAAGAAGTGAGAGATAGAGAAACTGGTCAACCATAGACCTGCCAGTTTAACACCAATTGTGGGGAATTTACTGGGTATCTATCATAAGAGATGGGTTGACTGAGCACTCAGATATAAGTATCGGCTGATCCAAAagagtcagcatggaattgtgAAGGATAGATTTTGTCTGATTAATTTTTTTGAGCAAGTCACTAACATGGTGAATGGGGAGAGTTTATGGATATTGTATATATaaacttgcagaaggcatttggtaaaacAGAGGTTGGTAATTGATTAGTAGGCAGGAGACAAAACTGGAAAAAAAGCAACATTCTCTTCTTgttgggatgtgacaagtggtgtcccccatggatctgTACTGGAACCTCAGCTTTCcaccatatatatcaatgacttgaatgaaggaataGCAAGTTGTATATCCAAGTGTGCAACTGACATTAAATTAGGAAACACAGCAAGTTGTCGAGATGGGAGAAGGAAGAAGGAAGTTAAAAAGTGACATAGACAgactgagtgagtgagcaaaactgtggcagatggaatctGATGTGGTAATTCATTTTGGACCTGTGAAAGAAAAATTGGAATATGTTCTTAATGGCAACAGtctaggagctgtggaggagcaaagtaCACACATCTCTAAAAGCTTGTGCACAAGTATAAAAAGAATCGATAAGGCTAATGGAAGGTTtgtctttattacaaggggatggaTATACAAAAAAGATGCATCAGAAAATAACACCTCACCAATAAACGATCGTGGCATGCTTAAATGCCAATTCCAACTCGAAATCTTGTTGAAAATCAGTGAACAATACTTGAAGTACGGAATCAAAACAatggaagatttttttttattttcttgttCCTTCATCTTCTGACAGTGTTGTCACCTTTCTGAGGTACCAATCTATCTTGAACAAATAATCATTATTCATGTGGGAACATTGACAAGGAGTGTCAGCAAACTATTTGCCTGCAGAGGGGATCACATTTTTATCCGATACTCACATGACTTCCAACAACAGTCACTAACTGCTAGTCAGGAGCAGGAGCACAACTACTTTTACCCTCAGTCACCAATGAGTGTTAATGCCAATTGCAGCATGCCCTATTGCCTGAAATAGGTTAACTTTGTGGTGTGATTTAAGCTTCTCATTACAAACTTAGAACAGATCTCTGATCAAATGTGGAATCTTTCTGATCTTTATGGATCAGCTATCCAATAAATAAACGCTTTGGACTACTAAGGGAACTTGGTTGAAAGAAATTCCAAATGGCATTAAAGACATAAACAAACCAGAGATCAAATTAATTACTGTATGTAAAACTGCATTGACATATATACAGCTTTTATAGCAATAAAACCAAGCAGCGTGCAAAGCTATATGCAAAGTAATATTGAAACAATCTGTGTGAATTATAGGTCTTTCAAGATGGTCCTAAATATCTATTCATTCACCGATATTCTTGTGGCAACTTTCCCTTTCCTACTATTTGATTCAGAAATCCCATTACTTGAATCCTGCAACAAACTACATGCTTTGTGTTGCTGTAAAATATTTCGCTTCACAAGCGTAGGTAAATCGCAGTATAATAGTGAGCAGGCTGGTATCGAGAGGTAGTCGCTTCAACTCCGTATTAGTTGTAATATGTTTTATTTGAAATTAAAGTTGAGATGTTCAGTGTCGCTGTTTCCTGACTAAAGTGTGTGCAGCTGCACCTTATAACTCGGTGCTGCCTCAAAAAGCAAGTACTCGTGTCAAAGGTAACCTGTTGCACTCCAAGATGAATTTTAAAAGTAGTCAATCATTCTTTTTTTGCTGTAACATGTTGGTTAATGGAGTTAAATTAACGGCAAATGAATTCAAAACTCAGGGTTGCAATGATTATCTGAGGAAAGATTACAACGAATACAGTGTTTTTGATTTGCGTTTTTAGAGAGGACTCATATCGCCACCTACTGTAACCATCGAGAATTCTACTTTCCAGCATTTCAAATGCTAAATTATAAACTTGCATTTCGTGGAAGTAAAAGGTATTCGTTTATTTCTGAGTACTGAAGAGGGGGGAGTTTTTGTGATCCCAAGCAAAGCGTTGAAAAATATCAAATTTGGTTTACTATTCCGGTATTTTAGGCACTTCAACAATATTACAGAGAGTTTCGTCGAAAAAGATAACTTGTGTACGATTGTGTCGGTAAAAATATATAGTAAAATCTCAATTGATATACTGCTATTGCAGGGAACAAACCTGGCTTGTGATCTATTATGAATGATTTCAAGGACATGTTTGCCCGCCTATTCGTCCTCCAGTAGTTTAGTAGCTGTGTAAAAAATCGGGATTGTTACCTGCTTTCTTGAAGATTGCGCGCCCTTGTTGCGGCGACAGGACATCTTGGAGGTACTGGTGCGCCCCTTGTGAATGGAGTTATTGGCTGTATCCTGGGGTGTGCTGGGGATCGGATTCAGGAACAGTATCCGAGCAATGAGTCCATAAAGAACTGTGGCCACGAATAAAGGAATCACGTAGAATATAGTGAAGTCCAGAAAGTAGATGGGCAAGTAATGGTTTCTCGACACCTTGTAGTCACAAACCACCTGAATGCCATTAGCGTGTTGGATCTGCTTGATGTCCAGTAAAAAGAACCACATTACGCAGTACACAGATGTGAAGGCCCAAACAAATGCGATTATTTTCTTGGCTCTGGACACGGTGCAGATAAACTGAGCTTTGATGGGATGGCAGATTGCAATGTAACGCTCTATGGTAAAAGCGGTGATGGAGCACGAGGACGCGTTGATGCCTAAGTATTGAAGATATGTGATGCAAAGGCAGCCTACATATCCATAGACCCAGGAGGCGACCACACTCTCTGTGATATTGGGTAGACCCGCTGCCAAGAGGACAATCAGGTCTGCGATGGCCAGGCTCACCAGGTAGCAGTTGGTGGGAGTTCTCATGTGTTTGGTCTTCAGCACCACCAGCACAACCATGATATTCCCCGCTATCCCCACTCCACAGATCAACAGGGCCAAAAGGATAGTGACTACCTGGTACTTGAGAGGATTCTGAGGCATCCTCTTCATTTCTTCAGTCTGGTTCATTGAATTGTTTAATAACTCGATCACACTTGTTATGTTCTCCATGGTTCCTAATATCTTGCACTGAGGTGCGTTAGGTTTGAGGATCCATTACGCGACTGAACCCTGTGTTCAAAATAGCAACAACATAACTTAAGGAATTTTAGACATTTTAAATCAACTTTTCAACAAAAAAGCTCGAGCTTCAAGTTTTGTTGTAAAATGTACACAAAGTGCTCTTTGTAACTGAAGTTTTCTCGCTGACAGGTTTATGCGCCGCAAACTTCGCTTTTCCTTCGTTTCGTAACGTTCAAACAAATGACTGAGTCAAATTCGAAGGAAAGCGATGTGTGGAACTCAGCAGCTAGATCCCAATGTGTTCTCCTTAACAAACTCCCAGTCAGAGGGGCATTTCATGCATGATGTCCCATGAACCATTACTAACTATTTCCTTTGGAAAAAGACACTGTCGTTTAAAGTTACTTTGTCACACGCCTTAATTCATTTGCGCAGACCTTTTCTATTTTCCAAATATGGAGTACTAGTTTATGTACATCTTCCAGCTTCTAATCTACATTCTTTTCCACGGGATACAATAAGTCGTGAAATATTGCTCAATTCTGAGTATTTCTCCAGTGTCTAATATGTGAACATCGGCGCATTTCATATTATTAGTAACAAATCAAAGGAATTACTGAGTTGTGCCTTAAACTATTTTAAATGTTTTAATGCCCAAAAAATGGGCAAAAACGTGAGTCCATTGATAGTATCACTTACTTCGTGAGAAGCCGATTTTCATCTGCTGTCTTACTCAGTTTTCTTGTCAAGAGTGGTTTGCGATGGCCGTGTTGGAGTAGAGTGACAGGAGACTGTCATCGCTCCTTCGCTACAGTCTGAATGCTGTATGCAGAGTGACGAGCTGTTCATAGAGCAGCTGCAGCGACTGAGGAGCGGAGGCGCCTGCAACCCTAGGTCCTAACGCCTCCGGATAACACAAATTCACACGCACACAGATACTCCAAAATTTTGATAGCAAAACCTTCTTTACCACGAAGACAACCTACTGAGCATTATTAATTGGAAAGCGTTAAAGAATTAATGACATTTTAAGTTTGTTTACAGTATGGAGCTCAATTGGAAATTGCTGACCACTAATTCGAAAGAAAACTCACTTGTGACTCCCGAGACTGTTTTCCATCGCTGAGAAAATACTGTAGTGTAACAAACGATAAAGCCAACCGATCCAAGCAGCCACACACATTGGGCGTGGAGGAAAGAAATTTCACGCTTGTGGGTAGAACAACAGATAATTCTTTAATGTGAACGTTGTTGGGATCAAAACATTCTATTCGCTGAGGAAAACGAGGTGTGTTTTGTTGAGCCTGCTTGACTGAGGAGAGCATGGATTCTGAAAAGGGGCAAGTGAAGCCAAATGTAGGGAATAGACCGTAATTTCCAGTCAGTCAGTAGAGGCAATTTCTCGTGTAGAGATATCATCCAAAAGATTCATTTGGATGAGAGGGACACCATTTACGTTGTGCCTCTATCCTTTTATCTTCACAGCACAGTTACAGAATATGCGGGAGGGTAAATTTCAATCCAGATTTCAGGGATTGCAATATCAGAGGGACATGAGGTGCAAGATATATGATCATCATAGTACCAGAACGTGTTCAGAAACGCATGACAGCATAATTGCTGACAATATTTATAACCACATACTGCCACCTCAGCAAAGCAGGGTGTAATTGTTTTTCATAATGGAGTAATTCTCCAGTCTTCATTAGACCAATAGTTACAATGGTGATAAGCATAACTGTCTCAAGTAAACCAGTTTGTGATCATTGAATGTCCCCTATAAATAATGTTAATTGTTATTTTGTATGGCCAATTGTAAATTTTTATGTCTGCAATGTGTATCTATCTCTATTATTCTTGTGACACAATATTGTGTGATAATTCACACAACTGATAAAAGAATAAGATAAATTATGTGAATGTTAGCAGATAGAGCACAGAGAGGAGACAGTGATTAAGGATTATGAGAAGGAGTGAATGGGGCAGGAAAGAATTCGGATGAAACTGGGGAAGATCACCATGGATCCCTGGGAAGATGGCAGAGCGGAGCAAGGTCATTAATTCAAGATATTATTAGAAAAAATGAGACTACATGAAATTGGAGATAACCTTGTGACATGGGATAGTAATTGGTTGAAAAGTTGTAGATGGTGATTAGGGATATGGGGAACATTTTCTGATTGGCGGGTTGTGacaagtggtattccccaaggatttatactggggcctcagcttttcaccatatatatcaaAGACTTGAAGTAAATGAAGGAATACAGGGTtagatatccaagtttgcagatgacattaaattCAGAGAGACAGTAAATTGTATAGATGAGAGCAGAAAGTTACAATTGGgcataaacagtgtaagtgagtgggcaaaactgtggcagatggagttcattgagggaagtgtgaggtaatccactttggatcCACTAAAGATAAATTGAATATTTTTTTCATGGCAAAAGACTAGAAACTGTGAAGAAGCAAAGAGATTTGAGAGTTCAGGTCcgtaaatcactaaaagctagtgcacagaagCAAAGAGGCTAATGGCATGTTGGCCCGTATCTCAAGAAGGTTGGAATACAAACGGAAGTAGTTAATGCTTAAGTTATATAGAGCCTTGTTCAGACCCCATCTGGAAAACTGTATCCATTTTCAGCTGCACATCCCAGAAAGGATATATTGCCCTTGGAGGCTGTATAGTGTTGATTCAGCAGAATGAtatcagggcttaaagggttacatAAATGTGGGttatattctcttgagtttaggaggatgagggatgatctaattgatcaaattgaggtgtttaaaatggatTCAAtaaagtaaatagagagaaactatttcctctggtgtagAAATCCAGAATAAGGTAACACAATATTAGATCTAGTTTGTTCAGGAGTCAAAACGGGAAGCACTTTTTTCACATAAAGGGTGTGGAAATCTCTAATTTTCTTTGTCGAATGGCTGTGGATGCTGGGccgattgaaattttcaagactcagATCTTTATTCGGTAAAGGTATCAAGGGGCATGgctcaaaggtgggtaaatggagttgagggacagggcagccatgatctaattgaatgttggaataggtttgaggggctgaatagcctacttctgtttcTATGATTTTGACTAAAGAAATTAAAGAGTCTAGAGGATGTAAAAGCGAGAGAAAAAAACAGGCAAAATTGTGAAAAGGTGGTATGAGGGAATACAGGACAGGAGAGACAATGCACAGGCAATCAGCAATAAGAGCATAAAATGAGAAAAATTCTGAAAAAGAAATGACAGAATGTTACCATCTTATTTTCCTTCACAACTGCCCTGTTCCGTCACTCTCCACACACAAAACACTAACCCCCAAAATGTATCTTTTATTTATATTAGACTCAGCATTCAAGTTCATTTGTCCACTTTTCTTTGTTGGTTTGTAGGAATTAACACAGACAGCCCGACCaacaagaaaaacactgatacaatCAACATTTTGCTTTTACTATTTTTGGGTTTTGATGAAGTCAAGGTAGCTGAACAGTGACTGGACTCATACAATGACCTGGAGTCTTCCTGGAGTCTTATCATGGGAAGAGGTCTCGATAGTGTGCATGATCCAGGAACTTGGAAGAGTAGATCTGTAAATGGAGGTTGGGACACTTCCCTCTTGGTTCTATATTACACTGGACCCGAAAACTCTACTGTGTAGGGCTGGTCACACTGGACAAGCAGCAGAAAGCTTAGCAGGGCTCTGTTGAGGAAAACTGCCATGGTACTGGAGACACCCTACTAAGCCCCTACCTAAACAAAAGAAAACTTACATTGTGATTCCCAAATTCACTATTACTTGCACTGTTTATTGCTAAATAAAGAGTAAAGACAAACTTTCCAGGGTCAGTTTTAAGGCAATGGTTAGTGCAGGAAAAGTATTGTTGTTGAAGTTATCATTGTTGAGAAGAGTAATACTACTACAGTAAAAATTAATCCGCTTTCATCAGTGCTGCAGTTAGAAAAATAGGAACAATTGTAGTGTTGAAGTAAAATAGGGTTAGAGAACAGGGCAAAATTGAACAAGAGCATGAAGATGAATTAGGTTCTCATTTAAAGTCAAACACTCTGTCCATATTTGTATTGAATACTTTCAATTTGCATTATTTGGAGATCAATAGCGAGACCAATGGTATGTAGAGCGGATGGCAGCATAAGTGTTGTGTGCAATACTGAGAAGTGATTTTGTACAAAGGAGCAAGTGGGTGGACATGTGGACATGTTTTCAATGTTATTCATTTGAAGTGAATGtcgttttttatatatatataaacagatCTTGCTGTATCTCTTGCATTATCATTATTAGAAATGTTCTAATTTATTCCTGAAGCTGATATCCCTTTACCAGTCATGCCTCATTCATACTTTCTTACATCCCTTATAAAACTGATAGTTTTGATAATGATTTGACTGTTTATTTACATACCAGCTTCAATCCTTAATAAGAGAAAAAGCTTTAGGACTCAAAAAAGTCAAATTCCTTTTATGCCACCTTGGCAAATGACACTAAATTTTCAAAACAAAAAGCACAGGAGCACTGGAGAGCTAAAGAATTGTAAGAAGCTTCTTATTAGTTTAGCTCTTTAAGTAAGCAAACTAACACAAATAACACAACGAAGACTGTTATATAAAGCAGTTTAATTTTCACATTATAGTGCTCTTCCTTGTTTCCCTTCCTGCTCCATCATTTATATTCCCAAACCTCTCTGGCTCCATAATCTgcatcccaaaataaaatacactgGCCATGAAATTTGATAACCCCTGAAAATTGCCACAGGGATTGCAATGCGTGATTAACTCATGCCTATTGCTtgcgatgcaggcagcacacagacTTCatactgcctgctaatttaaataattgcagcatgcagccagcactaagtgtgctgttgagtggctgtatGCCTTAGCAGGGAttgcaaaattgtgagaggccaGCACCACATAAAGCACTTCTTAAAGACAGCCTGtatctcttaaaggggaagtgcattctggctggagcaggtgatgGAAGTCATTCTACAACTGATTCCAACCTGGGAAGGACACAAGAATGGTACAGCATGACAGAGAGTGGGCTCCAATGTTGCATTGGAGGCCTTGATGCAGAagatggagagcaggagagatgtcgTCTATCTTATTAAGGAGCCAGGAGGCTTGCAGACAAATTCTCAGAAGGCATTGGGACCAGATAGCCAAAGCAGCCAATGCAAGGAGCCTAGCCCTGAGGACATAGATGCAGTGTAGCAAGAAGTTCAATGAATTTAgatgagtgatcaaggtcagtgaatatatcttcaaatgccatatcttgcCAACTGCATAGCTAGAGCTGAATTTAGTACAgccgtttggagcaggaatggtgTCATGGAGGGCTGGCGAATTGCTTTGGATGCATCTGCCTGGAAATCCGACATCATGATGCCGGTCCCAGATTTTGTtagtggtgggaaagcaccaaggcagcatcGCCACCCTGACGCAATGGGAATGCAATTTAATTGCTGAACAtttagttttaatacattagcatctaattcatcaagattcaatggggggcttggaatttAGTGGATGACAGGCAGCCCTCACATTCCTTCGGATTCGTGGCCTTTAAAAGCTGGCAACACCGAGGCACGGCCTCGGTACCGTGACGAGTAGGcaaccatgaccagcactgcatagggtcTACAGTGCTGGGCGCTCAGCAAGTGGGTGTTCATTGTCTCAGGTGGGAGTGCCGGTTGAGCAGGGTCTCGGAAAAGAATAGCTGAgtcgggtctcgggtgggagtgccgggtaAGCATGGTCTCAGGTGATCTGCAAGGGGTGGGGAGGGCGAGattttgggtggctgtatcgggtGACCATACTGCTGGTTGAGAGGGTCGACTATCAGCAAGGATGGGCATTGAGAGCCGTCAgggagtctgccaggagaagtagcaaaggcacagctgccaaggcagggtaGTCTCTGTATTGACAGTGCTCTGTAGGTCCAATGATCATAACGCATTCATTTCATACACTCTGTCTTTTGGGACCCCTGTAGCATGATGCAGTGCCTCtgacggagggagggccaggaggcaactGTGCCTACtcgtgaagctccacgatgagagcaacTTCAGCCAGCCTTGCCAAGAAGGACCCACTtatgccagagagtgtactggactcgaatcagctacctccaaatgtccgagcggtattgtcagcgaagactagagctctccagggaggccatcaccgacttatgtGCGTTGCTGCAGGATATGTTGCGATCTATAGGATTTGTGATCACCctctgccagtggccctgaagatcacagtgtcaCTAAACCTTTATGCGTCTggatctttccaaggatccaccggggaatgtgtggggtctcccaggcagcagcccaccgctgcatcaaagagtgaccaatgccctgttcaagaggactgGTGACCATGTGCGCTACCAGACTGactctgacagtcaggccaagagggccattgctggattcccccaggtacaaggtGTGACAGATTGCACACATATGGCCATCAAGACTCtaatggaccagccagccaccttcatcaacacaaagggcttccattccatcaatgctcaactggtctgtgaccaccgaaagagtttcctgcaggtgtgtgctcacTTCCCAGGGTGCAGCCACAACGTCCACATACTTGGACAGTCCCTGGTGCCACAGTTTTTCAGGTTCCCCACTTGTCTTCAGGGATGGATACCAGGGATAAGGagtacccattgaagacttggctactcacacttgtgaggaacccacacactaCAGCGGAGGAAAAGtaaaacacttgccatggctccacccatgCGACCATcaggcaggccattgggctgctgaattaGAGATTCCAGTGCCTGaattgatccagtggagccctgcagtatgcttcAGTGAGAGTTTCGTGTATTGTTATggggtgctgtgctctgcacaatctaacactgcagaggggggagaccTTGCATGACGAGGACATGATTGAATGACACTGAACCACTGACAGGGAAAACATGGAGGAGGGAGGTGAGCAAGCAGCACTGAATGTTAAAGCCCTTGTACTGGAGGCCTGGCAGATTGAGcgacgggccaaggaggcaagagacaatctcaaacTTATCGCTTCCAGCCAACCTGATGGCCACTCATGGAAAAACCAATAAAGACTCAACTCAATGCATGCAATTTGTCACGTCCTTTCTATTTGTCTTCTATGATTTTGTTCGTTGGTGTCATTTTCTTTCCAGAAGGTTGAatgtcatggatctccacctctgtcctactctgtccttacacattctgcataggtcaactgcatccagtccattatacccatcatccattttcttctctgcttccctctcctacattttccattgatctttccttcccataattgtctctgtctaccttctgctctaatgatgtgacctaAGTATTGTATATTTATTTCTTTGATgtttgcactaatttcctcttcagCCATttacagcacttcctcattagtctttctataTGTGTAAGATATGCAGAGCATCCTCTGATATGTCAACATCTACGACTATTGCCCAGCTAAACCATGCGTTATGcattggtgcaggactctcctcaggcatcgtggcTACTGGAACTGGGCTcagtggcggaggggctgaggagccggtgccaACACTCGGTGCACCCTGAGGGGAGTCCACAGCTgtgaaggtcagcctctcctcctccctttcaaagctcacttaaacctccctgctcaccgtagaaggacaaggagctggagaagactccaggcgcctcgtccttctcttgcctttCCCCTGCTACgtggagctcatggccaaggcgatggtgtgtagGTCTTTGCAcaactgtgggatctggctctccgagGGTCATCAACCTCTCGATGCAGGAAGCTAGGCActtacatgcctgagacatggcagcactcatt is part of the Heterodontus francisci isolate sHetFra1 chromosome 16, sHetFra1.hap1, whole genome shotgun sequence genome and encodes:
- the LOC137378471 gene encoding thyrotropin-releasing hormone receptor-like — translated: MENITSVIELLNNSMNQTEEMKRMPQNPLKYQVVTILLALLICGVGIAGNIMVVLVVLKTKHMRTPTNCYLVSLAIADLIVLLAAGLPNITESVVASWVYGYVGCLCITYLQYLGINASSCSITAFTIERYIAICHPIKAQFICTVSRAKKIIAFVWAFTSVYCVMWFFLLDIKQIQHANGIQVVCDYKVSRNHYLPIYFLDFTIFYVIPLFVATVLYGLIARILFLNPIPSTPQDTANNSIHKGRTSTSKMSCRRNKGAQSSRKQVTKMLAVVVILFALLWMPYRTLVVVNSFMHTPYLNTWFLLFCRMSIYLNSAINPVIYNLMSQKFRAAFKKLCKCKQTRAEKPTAYNVPVYYSVMKDMSHESPDHDLTEQENINGYPISNKKLNFNNSCCDTNTVSIA